One Pseudomonadota bacterium genomic region harbors:
- a CDS encoding 4Fe-4S dicluster domain-containing protein, which yields MLGNEALARGLLAGGCDSLYAYPGTPSSEILPSFLSQGENLGLSVYGHWSVNEKIALESAFTAAISGLYSAVAMKQVGLNVAADAFLSSAYLGVTGAMVVISADDPGPNSSQTEQDSRMFAMLAKVPVFDPATPQEAELFAGRALELSAELGLPVLLRPTATLCHARQNITLRKIPDTKSRPPQFNRQPERWAATPKHRLRLHQELNQKLLTLAEDIRFNFTAAPGGGAAGSWAPYGIVASGCAWALIADLLEELPESFSRQFTLYKVDLPYPLSRLAGKTLLERHERLLVIEESMPVIEFQLGHRERISGRLNGLIADAGALTPELVRTALHRFCGRPKNAEGKTELAEVAPGKRPSLCPGCPHRSSFYALKKALPQGIYAGDIGCYTLGINLKALDTCLCMGASISQAGAFFRNFARHQQETPPITAIIGDSTFFHSGIPALVNARWEDNRFVLLLLDNSTTAMTGNQPTPAAGLRADGSRGPALPLESLLTGCGLTHISVVDPYDRETMIAELKRAEQYTRSPEGGIAAVIARRGCLMIKDERRRLPGLKVIIDDRLCNGCGYCINAFECPALVRNEQDLEKRVTIDQVICVGCGQCLSVCPQEAIKTAAS from the coding sequence ATGCTTGGAAATGAAGCCTTGGCTCGAGGGTTGCTGGCAGGCGGTTGTGACTCGCTTTACGCCTACCCCGGGACGCCGTCTTCGGAAATTCTGCCATCCTTTTTAAGCCAAGGGGAAAACTTAGGGCTCTCGGTTTACGGCCACTGGTCGGTCAATGAAAAAATCGCCCTGGAATCGGCTTTCACTGCCGCCATCAGCGGGCTTTACAGTGCCGTGGCCATGAAGCAGGTGGGCCTCAACGTTGCTGCCGATGCCTTCCTCAGCAGCGCCTACCTGGGAGTAACCGGCGCCATGGTGGTGATCAGCGCCGACGATCCCGGCCCCAACAGCTCGCAGACAGAGCAGGACAGCCGCATGTTTGCAATGCTGGCCAAGGTTCCGGTTTTCGACCCGGCAACCCCGCAGGAAGCCGAGCTTTTCGCCGGCCGCGCCCTGGAATTGTCCGCCGAGCTTGGCCTACCGGTCCTGCTGCGACCCACCGCCACCCTTTGCCACGCCCGGCAGAATATCACTCTGAGGAAAATACCTGACACCAAAAGCCGCCCGCCGCAGTTCAACCGCCAGCCGGAACGCTGGGCGGCAACCCCAAAACACCGTCTCCGACTGCATCAGGAACTCAACCAGAAACTCCTGACCCTGGCCGAGGATATACGTTTTAATTTCACCGCCGCCCCCGGCGGCGGTGCTGCCGGTTCCTGGGCACCCTACGGCATCGTCGCTTCCGGTTGCGCCTGGGCCCTGATTGCCGACCTGCTCGAGGAACTGCCCGAAAGTTTTTCCCGGCAATTCACACTTTACAAGGTCGACCTGCCGTATCCCTTGTCTCGCCTGGCGGGAAAAACCCTGCTGGAGCGCCACGAACGGCTACTGGTAATTGAAGAAAGCATGCCGGTCATTGAGTTCCAGCTCGGCCATCGGGAAAGAATCAGTGGCCGCTTGAACGGCTTGATCGCCGATGCCGGAGCCCTGACCCCAGAGCTGGTCCGCACAGCCCTGCACCGCTTCTGCGGCCGCCCGAAAAACGCTGAGGGAAAAACCGAGCTAGCTGAAGTGGCTCCGGGAAAACGCCCCAGCCTCTGCCCCGGCTGTCCGCATCGCTCAAGTTTTTACGCCCTCAAAAAGGCCCTGCCTCAAGGCATTTACGCCGGTGATATCGGCTGTTACACCCTGGGCATCAATCTCAAGGCCCTGGATACCTGCCTCTGCATGGGTGCATCCATCAGTCAGGCCGGAGCCTTCTTTCGGAATTTTGCCCGGCACCAACAGGAAACACCACCGATTACCGCAATTATCGGTGACTCGACCTTTTTTCACTCCGGCATTCCGGCCCTGGTTAACGCCCGCTGGGAAGACAATCGTTTTGTTCTGCTGCTGCTCGACAACAGCACCACCGCCATGACCGGCAACCAGCCGACCCCGGCGGCCGGTTTAAGAGCTGACGGCAGTCGAGGCCCCGCCCTGCCCCTGGAGTCTTTACTTACCGGTTGCGGCCTCACGCATATCAGCGTGGTCGACCCTTACGACCGGGAAACGATGATTGCCGAGCTGAAAAGGGCTGAACAGTACACCCGGTCTCCGGAAGGCGGCATTGCGGCGGTCATCGCCCGGCGCGGCTGCTTGATGATCAAAGATGAACGCCGGCGCCTGCCCGGGCTCAAAGTCATCATTGACGACAGGCTTTGCAATGGTTGCGGCTACTGCATAAACGCTTTCGAGTGCCCGGCCCTGGTTCGCAACGAGCAGGATTTAGAAAAACGAGTAACCATCGACCAGGTTATCTGCGTCGGCTGCGGCCAGTGTCTGTCCGTCTGCCCGCAGGAAGCCATCAAAACGGCCGCCTCCTGA
- the thiL gene encoding thiamine-phosphate kinase, with the protein MKPLIKVTGVPRSSLADWGEFAFIEALKKRLPPLSGGLRLGPGDDASWWLPDDAGGILTTADMLVAGVHFDLHYTTAASLGYKALAVNLSDLAAMGGKSGATAYLSLALPPTLEKRWLESFLDGFLGLAGTQRVQLAGGDTVRGRELVIAVTLNGQPAGCSPICRQGAMVGDDLYLSGWLGDSYLGLKLLQGRLAETAGREREAAYLRERHLCPQPRVSLGEKLGASGVVSAMLDVSDGLVADLGHLLVAAGGLGAQLEAERLPLSPAAGFFLHSGLVDYPRLLSGGEDYELLFTAPPAQRQAVAAASAAAGTAVTRIGRITAAAGVVFCHQGLKTALSGFGGYDHFRA; encoded by the coding sequence GTGAAACCGCTGATTAAGGTAACTGGCGTGCCGAGATCATCACTGGCCGATTGGGGTGAATTCGCTTTTATTGAGGCGTTGAAAAAACGCTTGCCTCCGCTTTCCGGGGGCTTGCGTTTGGGACCCGGTGATGATGCCTCTTGGTGGTTGCCGGACGATGCCGGGGGAATCTTGACTACGGCCGACATGCTGGTGGCCGGGGTTCACTTCGATTTGCACTATACCACGGCGGCGTCCCTGGGTTACAAGGCCCTGGCGGTTAATCTCAGTGATCTGGCGGCGATGGGCGGGAAATCCGGCGCGACGGCCTATCTTTCTCTGGCCCTGCCGCCAACCCTCGAAAAGCGGTGGCTCGAAAGCTTTCTGGACGGTTTTTTAGGTCTGGCCGGTACCCAGCGAGTCCAGCTGGCCGGTGGGGACACGGTTAGAGGGCGGGAGTTGGTTATTGCCGTGACCCTCAACGGGCAGCCCGCCGGTTGCTCTCCGATTTGTCGCCAGGGAGCGATGGTCGGTGATGATCTTTATCTGTCCGGCTGGCTGGGTGATAGTTATCTGGGGCTGAAATTGCTTCAGGGGCGTCTTGCGGAGACGGCCGGCCGGGAGCGGGAGGCGGCCTACTTGCGTGAGCGCCATCTTTGCCCGCAACCCAGGGTGAGCCTTGGAGAAAAGTTGGGCGCCAGCGGGGTGGTAAGCGCCATGCTGGATGTAAGTGATGGCTTGGTGGCTGATCTCGGTCATCTGCTGGTTGCCGCCGGGGGCTTGGGAGCCCAGCTGGAGGCGGAACGTCTGCCGCTGTCGCCGGCGGCCGGATTTTTCCTGCACTCCGGGTTGGTTGATTATCCTCGCTTGTTGAGCGGGGGAGAAGATTATGAACTGCTGTTTACAGCTCCTCCGGCACAACGTCAGGCCGTGGCCGCGGCCTCCGCGGCGGCCGGCACTGCGGTGACTAGGATCGGCCGGATTACTGCTGCGGCCGGAGTTGTTTTCTGCCATCAGGGGCTGAAAACAGCCTTGAGCGGGTTTGGAGGTTATGATCATTTCAGAGCTTAA
- a CDS encoding CoA pyrophosphatase, which produces MPLEKLADFFSTYKAQVISSDEAVRAAVLCPLYVDGGELKILFIKRSQTVKNHKGEISFPGGVRDSRDESLEATSTRETEEEIGVKSRDITIFGGLDEINTTTGFLVSPFIGTIPYPYPFRLSADEVDDLISVPLDEFFHPRNEIDFFYFNGHQNSAQLAYHINGVTIWGATAKIVWQIIHLAKKYALFAQKTPAAYHFAS; this is translated from the coding sequence ATGCCCCTGGAAAAACTGGCAGATTTTTTCTCGACTTACAAAGCGCAGGTAATCTCTTCCGACGAAGCTGTCCGGGCTGCGGTCTTGTGCCCCCTCTACGTCGACGGGGGGGAGTTGAAAATACTTTTTATCAAGCGCTCGCAAACAGTCAAAAACCACAAGGGTGAGATCTCTTTTCCGGGCGGGGTTCGGGACTCCCGGGATGAATCCCTGGAAGCCACCAGCACTCGTGAAACCGAAGAGGAAATCGGGGTAAAAAGCCGCGACATAACCATCTTCGGTGGTCTGGATGAGATTAATACCACCACCGGCTTTCTGGTCTCGCCATTCATCGGCACAATCCCTTATCCGTATCCATTTCGACTTTCCGCCGATGAGGTTGATGATTTGATCAGTGTCCCCCTGGACGAATTTTTCCACCCGCGTAACGAAATTGATTTTTTCTATTTCAACGGCCACCAAAACAGCGCCCAGCTGGCCTACCACATCAATGGTGTAACCATCTGGGGAGCCACCGCGAAAATCGTCTGGCAAATCATCCATCTGGCGAAAAAATACGCGCTTTTCGCACAAAAGACTCCGGCCGCGTACCACTTCGCCAGCTGA
- a CDS encoding HD domain-containing protein, which produces MIISELKVADLKANQQVAMQLLVRRKTLARSRNGKEYLNLRLGDRSGEITAFLWDDVDVAEAQIKEGDCVEIKGHSQIFNGNLQLNLSLVKLWQGPVDPLKFLPHTDKHIPTMERDLRRLVMDLRDPWLRRLGEAFFVKDQAFARSFSLAPAAKAMHHAWLGGLLEHTLGVARLAVQVCPLYPQVDGDLVLAGALLHDIGKVEELVYERSLDYSTPGRLLGHVMIGARMVREKASNIKGFPGETLMLLEHLMLSHHGEYEYGSPKKPKTQEAVLLNFIDDLDAKLVAIGTFMHAARELGSEWSDFHRLFGRPFYLGSKGKIEGTTEPDSSLAQNGEAPLLF; this is translated from the coding sequence ATGATCATTTCAGAGCTTAAAGTAGCTGATCTTAAAGCCAATCAGCAGGTGGCCATGCAGCTTCTCGTGCGTCGCAAGACTCTGGCCCGCAGTCGGAATGGAAAGGAATATCTTAATCTCAGACTGGGCGATCGTTCCGGTGAAATTACGGCATTTCTCTGGGATGACGTAGACGTCGCCGAGGCTCAGATCAAAGAGGGAGATTGTGTCGAGATTAAAGGGCACAGTCAGATTTTTAACGGCAACCTGCAGCTTAATCTGAGTTTAGTCAAGCTTTGGCAGGGGCCGGTTGATCCGCTAAAATTTCTTCCGCATACCGATAAGCATATTCCAACGATGGAGCGGGATCTGCGTCGTCTTGTGATGGATCTTCGGGACCCTTGGCTGCGCCGTCTGGGCGAGGCTTTTTTTGTCAAGGACCAGGCCTTTGCCCGCTCTTTTTCCCTGGCCCCGGCGGCTAAGGCCATGCATCACGCCTGGTTGGGCGGGCTGCTTGAACATACGCTCGGGGTCGCCCGCCTGGCTGTGCAGGTTTGTCCGCTTTATCCGCAGGTTGACGGCGACCTGGTGCTCGCGGGGGCGCTGCTGCATGATATCGGTAAGGTTGAAGAACTGGTCTACGAGCGCAGTCTTGATTACTCGACCCCGGGTCGACTGCTTGGGCACGTCATGATCGGGGCGCGGATGGTGCGCGAGAAAGCCTCGAATATCAAAGGCTTTCCAGGGGAAACGCTGATGTTGCTCGAGCATCTTATGCTGAGTCACCATGGTGAATACGAGTATGGTTCTCCGAAAAAACCGAAAACCCAGGAAGCGGTGCTCCTGAATTTTATCGACGATCTAGATGCTAAACTGGTGGCCATCGGCACCTTCATGCATGCCGCCCGGGAGCTCGGTTCCGAGTGGAGTGACTTTCATCGTCTTTTCGGTCGGCCTTTCTACCTTGGCTCCAAGGGCAAAATTGAGGGCACGACGGAGCCTGATTCAAGCCTGGCTCAGAATGGCGAAGCTCCGTTGCTGTTTTAG
- a CDS encoding TIGR04211 family SH3 domain-containing protein, which produces MLPEKNLRPGPAKITLILFAFLLSGSFCQAQAENEVRYISDKIRVYARAGAGHEYKLIAPLVTGDKVILLENNDGDWAHISYGKDREGWIEKRFLTELEPAAKRLARLQEEMKQLEQNSKTKLISLTETNKEYRKGNTSLLREIKELRQKLNRVEKDYNTLREESAAFLELQSEHRKLLAENQLRQERESTILEKCELLKTAYRIKWFIAGSAVLLIGFAIGLLMQAFRYRRKKHSGLSLK; this is translated from the coding sequence ATGTTGCCAGAAAAAAATCTCCGGCCCGGACCGGCTAAAATCACCCTGATTCTCTTTGCGTTTCTGCTCTCCGGTAGCTTCTGCCAGGCCCAAGCGGAAAATGAAGTCCGCTATATCTCCGACAAAATCAGAGTCTATGCCCGGGCCGGCGCCGGCCACGAATATAAGCTGATCGCCCCCCTGGTCACCGGTGACAAGGTTATCCTGCTGGAAAACAACGATGGCGACTGGGCCCATATCAGTTACGGCAAAGATCGTGAAGGTTGGATTGAAAAGCGTTTTCTCACTGAACTGGAGCCCGCAGCCAAACGTCTGGCCAGGCTGCAGGAAGAGATGAAACAGCTGGAGCAAAACAGCAAAACCAAGCTTATCTCCCTGACCGAAACCAACAAGGAATACCGCAAGGGTAATACCAGTCTGTTGCGGGAAATCAAAGAACTGCGCCAAAAACTCAACCGGGTGGAAAAGGACTACAACACCCTGCGCGAGGAATCCGCCGCTTTTCTGGAGTTGCAGAGCGAGCACCGGAAACTGCTGGCCGAAAACCAGCTTCGCCAGGAAAGAGAATCCACAATTCTCGAGAAATGCGAACTCCTGAAAACGGCTTACCGAATCAAATGGTTTATTGCCGGCAGCGCTGTGCTGCTGATCGGCTTCGCTATCGGCTTGCTGATGCAGGCTTTTCGCTACCGGAGAAAAAAGCATTCCGGTCTAAGTCTCAAATAG
- a CDS encoding pyruvate ferredoxin oxidoreductase has product MIDCKLLLAGLGGQGVVFLSRLISQAALLNGDSFITYESHGMAMRGGSVTSQVKIGNYRSPLIGRGQADLLLVLAAPEYLRNRHLLQENGQALINSPLAARLLPARDCCAATEIAVKNGLPQAANLVFAGWLAEHPAFPYDFTLLCETVRSLASPPPLEAANLKALDLGRRSGAKSTPPGR; this is encoded by the coding sequence ATGATCGACTGCAAACTTCTGCTTGCCGGGCTCGGCGGCCAGGGCGTAGTTTTTCTGTCCCGCCTGATCAGCCAGGCGGCCCTGCTGAACGGAGACAGCTTTATCACTTATGAAAGCCATGGCATGGCCATGCGGGGGGGCTCCGTAACCAGTCAGGTTAAAATCGGAAACTACCGCTCTCCTCTGATCGGGCGCGGCCAGGCCGACCTCCTTCTGGTCCTGGCCGCGCCCGAATACCTGCGCAACCGGCATTTGCTTCAGGAAAACGGCCAAGCCCTGATCAATAGTCCGCTGGCCGCACGGCTTCTGCCGGCCCGAGATTGCTGCGCGGCCACCGAAATCGCGGTGAAAAATGGTCTGCCGCAGGCCGCAAACCTGGTTTTTGCGGGCTGGCTGGCCGAGCATCCGGCTTTCCCTTACGATTTCACCCTGCTTTGCGAAACGGTCCGAAGCCTGGCTTCCCCTCCCCCTCTGGAAGCCGCCAATCTCAAGGCCCTGGACCTTGGTCGGCGATCAGGAGCAAAAAGCACGCCGCCGGGCCGGTAA
- the lon gene encoding endopeptidase La, with protein sequence MPEDGIEGDGLKAEGDDFTDENEDSELEDYDLEAEDEETEGLADSADEGLEDSLAVIEERAGQGQNGAPEEGETLVLPDELPLLPIRDVVVFPFMIMPLFVGREASIKAVDEALAGDRLIFLVTQKNLREENPDRSGVYRVGTISMIMRMLKLPDGRVKILVQGLAKAAITEVVQREPLFKVRVEKIEDIEGRGKLDLKTEAMMRSVKERLEKVISLGKPIAPEVAMILDNVNVPGRLADLIVSNLGVKLKVAQSFMEEPDGRKRLADINKILAKEIQVLSMQAKIQNQAKEEMTKTQREYFLKEQMKAIRHELGDQEDRSAEIEELREKIKNCKMPKPAFEESNKQLDRLERMHPDAAEANIIRTYIDWMIDVPWSKQTKDNLDLSMARKILEEDHFGLTKIKERIIEYLAVCKLKNKLRGPILCFVGPPGVGKTSLGKSVARALGRKFYRLSLGGMRDEAEIRGHRRTYIGALPGRVIQGLKQAGTRNPVFMMDEIDKIGNDFRGDPASALLEVLDPQQNYEFSDHYLNVPFDLSHVMFITTANSLEPIPAALRDRMEIIELSGYTDEEKLHIAKRYLIPRQIEENGISAKHISFSQPALLALVNHYTRESGVRNLEREIGSLCRKVATKVAEKGRVGRTLVTPASLHRFLGPVKFLPEGGKGEDQVGVATGLAWTPYGGVVLMVETLLMPGKGELSLTGHLGDVMKESAHAAMSFIRSRSRQFGIGDDLIKEKDIHIHVPAGATPKDGPSAGITMLTSLLSAMTGIPARRQVAMTGELTLAGRVMPIGGLKEKVLAALRFGATTVLIPEDNRKDLEDIPAKIRKRLKIVPVSRAEEVVPLVLVRIPEPLPELRPEKKGEFREKAGGAQNGGGV encoded by the coding sequence ATGCCAGAGGACGGGATCGAAGGCGACGGTTTGAAGGCTGAAGGTGATGACTTCACCGACGAGAATGAAGATTCCGAATTGGAAGATTATGATCTGGAGGCGGAGGACGAGGAAACGGAAGGTTTGGCTGACTCCGCGGATGAGGGTCTGGAGGATTCTCTGGCGGTCATCGAGGAACGGGCCGGCCAAGGTCAAAATGGAGCTCCGGAAGAAGGGGAAACCCTGGTGCTTCCGGATGAGTTACCCCTGCTGCCGATTCGGGATGTGGTGGTATTTCCTTTTATGATCATGCCGTTGTTTGTCGGTCGTGAGGCCTCAATCAAGGCTGTCGATGAGGCCCTGGCCGGAGACCGACTGATCTTCCTGGTGACCCAGAAAAACCTGCGGGAGGAGAATCCGGATCGCAGCGGGGTCTATCGGGTCGGCACCATTTCGATGATTATGCGGATGCTGAAACTGCCGGATGGCCGGGTTAAAATCCTGGTCCAGGGATTGGCCAAGGCCGCGATTACCGAGGTGGTCCAGCGTGAACCTCTGTTCAAGGTGCGGGTCGAAAAAATCGAGGATATCGAGGGCCGGGGTAAACTGGACCTTAAAACCGAGGCGATGATGCGCAGTGTCAAAGAGCGCCTGGAGAAGGTTATTTCACTCGGCAAACCGATTGCTCCGGAAGTCGCGATGATTCTTGACAATGTCAATGTGCCGGGGCGTTTGGCTGATTTGATTGTTTCCAATCTCGGGGTTAAACTCAAGGTCGCGCAGTCCTTTATGGAGGAGCCAGATGGCCGCAAACGCCTTGCTGATATCAATAAAATTCTGGCCAAGGAGATTCAGGTTCTGAGTATGCAGGCCAAGATTCAGAATCAGGCCAAGGAGGAGATGACCAAAACGCAGCGCGAATATTTTCTCAAGGAACAGATGAAAGCGATTCGCCATGAACTTGGCGACCAAGAAGATCGTTCCGCCGAGATTGAAGAGCTGCGGGAAAAGATAAAAAATTGCAAAATGCCGAAACCGGCCTTTGAGGAGTCGAATAAGCAGCTTGATCGACTCGAGAGGATGCATCCGGACGCGGCGGAAGCCAATATCATCCGCACCTACATCGACTGGATGATAGATGTCCCCTGGAGTAAACAGACCAAGGATAATCTTGATTTGAGTATGGCTCGAAAGATACTTGAAGAGGATCATTTCGGTTTGACCAAGATCAAGGAAAGGATTATCGAATATCTTGCGGTTTGTAAGCTGAAAAATAAATTGCGCGGTCCGATTCTGTGTTTTGTCGGCCCCCCGGGGGTTGGTAAGACCTCGCTCGGAAAGTCGGTGGCCCGGGCTTTGGGCCGTAAATTTTACCGGCTTTCACTGGGCGGCATGCGGGATGAGGCCGAGATTCGCGGTCATCGGCGCACCTATATCGGAGCCTTGCCTGGGCGGGTGATTCAGGGACTGAAGCAAGCCGGCACCCGGAACCCGGTTTTCATGATGGATGAAATTGATAAGATCGGCAATGATTTTCGCGGTGATCCGGCCTCGGCGTTGCTTGAGGTCCTGGATCCCCAGCAAAACTACGAGTTCAGTGATCATTATCTCAATGTTCCTTTTGATCTCTCCCACGTCATGTTCATCACGACCGCCAATTCGCTGGAACCGATTCCCGCGGCCTTGCGTGATCGCATGGAGATTATTGAGCTTTCCGGTTACACGGATGAGGAGAAACTGCATATCGCCAAGCGCTACCTGATTCCCCGGCAGATAGAGGAAAATGGTATCAGCGCCAAACATATCTCTTTCTCCCAACCGGCACTGCTCGCTCTGGTCAACCATTACACCAGGGAATCCGGAGTGCGGAATCTGGAGCGGGAAATCGGATCTTTATGCCGCAAGGTGGCGACCAAGGTCGCGGAAAAAGGCCGGGTTGGCCGAACCCTGGTGACTCCGGCCTCGTTGCATCGTTTTCTCGGACCGGTTAAGTTTCTGCCTGAAGGCGGAAAAGGGGAAGACCAGGTTGGGGTGGCCACGGGGTTAGCCTGGACGCCTTACGGAGGAGTGGTGCTGATGGTTGAAACCCTGCTGATGCCGGGCAAAGGGGAGCTTTCCCTGACCGGTCATCTGGGGGATGTCATGAAGGAATCGGCCCATGCGGCGATGAGTTTTATCCGATCGCGCTCCCGTCAGTTCGGTATCGGGGATGATCTTATCAAGGAAAAGGATATTCATATTCATGTTCCGGCGGGCGCAACCCCCAAGGATGGCCCTTCGGCCGGAATCACGATGCTGACCTCGCTGCTTTCGGCCATGACCGGGATTCCGGCCCGACGTCAGGTGGCCATGACCGGAGAACTGACCCTGGCGGGTCGGGTGATGCCGATCGGCGGTCTTAAGGAGAAGGTGCTGGCAGCTTTGCGTTTTGGTGCGACCACGGTTTTGATTCCTGAGGATAATCGCAAGGATCTGGAGGACATTCCGGCCAAGATTCGTAAGCGCCTGAAGATTGTTCCGGTCTCCCGGGCCGAGGAGGTGGTGCCCTTGGTGCTGGTGCGCATTCCCGAGCCGTTGCCTGAACTGCGGCCGGAAAAAAAAGGTGAGTTCCGTGAAAAAGCCGGGGGCGCGCAAAATGGTGGCGGCGTGTAA
- a CDS encoding ribonuclease Z (member of metallo-beta-lactamase family; the purified enzyme from Escherichia coli forms dimeric zinc phosphodiesterase; in Bacillus subtilis this protein is a 3'-tRNA processing endoribonuclease and is essential while in Escherichia coli it is not; associates with two zinc ions): MTFPWLVEPLNQPFGDPGFRLEHCFSRTALFFDLGDLHALSNRQILRASLIFISHGHIDHLIGFDHLLRLNLNRSRHLQVFGPPGIITLLGHKLAGYQWNLVSDYELRISVSEIDEHEIRQTVFVCRHRFQPETLIRQTINDHLILQTPTFRVKAVLTDHDIPCLAFALEEPLQIKFRPEALASQGWTPGPWLTRIRELLQSQAAGETIIRLGEKSFTLQEIAASIAITRPGQKISYVADTSFTPANLETLLPLIRHSDLLLCEAAFLDSATAKAAASRHLTSGQAGRLAQLAGVRRLRLFHFSPRHSGQQSEFYQQAAAYYSGPIV; encoded by the coding sequence ATGACTTTTCCCTGGCTCGTAGAACCTTTAAATCAGCCTTTCGGTGATCCAGGATTCCGGCTGGAGCATTGTTTCAGCCGGACCGCCCTTTTTTTTGATTTAGGAGATCTACACGCCCTCTCCAACCGGCAAATTTTGAGAGCCTCTCTGATCTTTATCAGTCATGGCCATATTGACCACCTGATCGGCTTTGACCACCTGCTGCGCCTGAATTTAAATCGCTCTCGGCATCTACAGGTCTTCGGTCCTCCCGGCATAATCACCCTGCTGGGCCATAAGCTCGCCGGCTACCAATGGAATCTGGTGAGCGACTATGAACTGCGGATCAGCGTCAGTGAAATCGACGAACATGAAATTCGGCAAACGGTCTTTGTCTGCCGTCACCGTTTTCAGCCCGAAACCTTGATCCGACAAACAATAAACGACCACCTTATCCTGCAAACTCCAACCTTCAGGGTAAAAGCGGTGCTTACCGATCATGACATCCCCTGCCTGGCCTTTGCCCTTGAGGAGCCCCTACAAATCAAATTTCGACCCGAGGCCCTGGCCTCTCAAGGCTGGACCCCGGGGCCTTGGTTGACCCGGATCCGTGAGCTGCTGCAGAGTCAGGCTGCCGGCGAGACCATAATCCGCCTTGGCGAAAAGTCCTTCACCCTACAAGAAATTGCCGCGAGTATCGCCATCACCAGACCGGGACAAAAAATTTCCTACGTCGCCGACACCAGTTTCACCCCGGCAAACCTAGAAACCCTGCTGCCTCTGATCAGGCATTCCGATTTGCTTCTCTGCGAGGCCGCCTTTCTCGATTCTGCTACCGCCAAAGCGGCGGCCAGCCGACATCTGACGTCCGGCCAGGCCGGGCGTCTGGCCCAGCTGGCCGGCGTCCGGCGCCTGCGTCTTTTTCATTTTTCTCCGCGCCACAGCGGACAACAAAGTGAGTTCTATCAACAGGCCGCCGCCTACTACTCCGGCCCCATTGTTTAA
- the hrcA gene encoding heat-inducible transcription repressor HrcA, translating to MENFSDRHINVLQAVVEDYIRTGEPVGSRSLSRSARFKLSPATLRNVMADLEEGGLLCQPHTSAGRVPTDQGFRFYVNRLPSFAGLNAELRRQIDARLELSGERFETVLHDGALTLAQLTPYVGVVSLPDFRQMVLRHIRFVKLKERRILAVMVSVSGAVQNVLFESENILSQDQLNRFSNYLNALLGDLTLNGIKRKILQEMAGDKRSYDELFVQVLALSRSFFAKDPELQSEVMLDGKLNLLEHPEFTDVERMKKIFRAFEEKGAILKVLDEALGGERLRIIIGSENSCEEMRHCSLVTSGYGRGGRV from the coding sequence ATGGAAAATTTTTCGGATCGACACATAAACGTTTTGCAGGCGGTGGTCGAAGACTATATCCGCACTGGCGAACCGGTGGGTTCGCGTAGTTTGTCGCGCAGCGCGCGCTTCAAGCTCAGTCCGGCGACCTTGCGGAATGTCATGGCTGATCTTGAAGAGGGAGGTCTTCTTTGTCAGCCGCATACCTCGGCAGGCCGGGTTCCAACCGACCAGGGATTTCGTTTCTATGTTAACCGGTTGCCCTCTTTTGCGGGTCTTAACGCGGAGCTTCGCCGGCAAATCGATGCGCGTCTGGAGCTTTCCGGAGAGCGTTTCGAGACGGTTCTGCATGACGGGGCCCTGACTCTGGCCCAATTGACTCCATATGTCGGGGTTGTCAGCCTGCCAGATTTTCGACAGATGGTGCTGCGTCATATTCGCTTCGTCAAACTGAAAGAGCGGCGAATTCTGGCCGTCATGGTTTCGGTTTCGGGAGCGGTACAGAATGTTTTGTTTGAATCTGAAAATATTTTGAGCCAGGACCAGCTTAACCGTTTTTCCAACTATCTCAACGCTTTGCTTGGCGACCTGACCCTGAACGGGATAAAACGCAAAATTCTTCAGGAAATGGCTGGTGATAAGCGGAGTTATGACGAGTTGTTTGTGCAGGTGCTGGCCCTGAGCCGCAGTTTTTTTGCCAAAGATCCTGAGCTGCAGAGTGAAGTCATGCTGGATGGTAAGTTGAATCTGCTGGAGCATCCGGAATTTACCGATGTTGAACGGATGAAAAAGATTTTTCGGGCCTTTGAGGAAAAGGGCGCGATTTTGAAGGTTCTGGATGAGGCTCTCGGCGGTGAGCGTCTGCGGATTATCATTGGCTCCGAGAACAGTTGTGAGGAAATGCGGCATTGTTCCCTGGTAACCTCGGGTTATGGGCGGGGGGGTCGAGTC